A window of Sporohalobacter salinus contains these coding sequences:
- the tuf gene encoding elongation factor Tu, whose protein sequence is MAKEKFERDKPHMNIGTIGHVDHGKTTTTAAITKVLAKGEEGSANFEDIDNAPEEKERGITIATSHVEYETENRHYAHVDCPGHADYVKNMITGAAQMDGALMVVSAADGPMPQTREHLLLARQVDVPNIVVFLNKADMVEDEELIELVEMEVRELLNEYDFNGDEAPIIVGSALKALECACGDRDCEWCGQILELMDAVDEYLPSPERDTDKPFLLPVEDVFTIKGRGTVATGRLERGKLHPGDEAELVGVKDTQDTVVTGVEMFRKMLDEAVAGDNIGALLRGIDREEIERGQVLAEPGTITPHTQFKAEVYVLGKDEGGRHTPFFDGYRPQFYFRTTDVTGDINLPEDVEMVMPGDNVEMEVKLITPIAMEEGLRFAIREGGKTVGAGVITEIIE, encoded by the coding sequence ATGGCAAAAGAAAAGTTTGAACGAGATAAGCCGCATATGAATATTGGAACTATTGGACATGTTGACCATGGAAAGACAACAACAACTGCTGCAATTACTAAGGTGTTAGCTAAAGGAGAAGAAGGTTCTGCAAATTTTGAGGATATTGACAATGCACCAGAAGAGAAGGAACGCGGAATCACAATTGCAACTTCTCATGTAGAGTATGAAACAGAGAATCGTCATTATGCTCACGTAGACTGTCCTGGGCACGCTGACTATGTTAAGAATATGATTACTGGTGCAGCACAGATGGATGGGGCATTAATGGTAGTGTCTGCTGCCGATGGACCTATGCCGCAGACAAGAGAGCATTTACTATTAGCTCGTCAGGTAGATGTACCGAATATTGTAGTATTCTTAAATAAGGCAGACATGGTTGAAGACGAAGAATTGATCGAATTAGTAGAAATGGAAGTAAGAGAGCTGTTAAATGAATATGACTTTAACGGAGATGAAGCACCAATTATTGTTGGATCTGCTCTTAAAGCATTAGAATGTGCTTGTGGAGATAGAGATTGTGAATGGTGTGGACAGATTTTAGAATTAATGGATGCTGTTGATGAGTATTTACCATCACCAGAACGTGATACAGACAAGCCGTTCTTATTACCTGTAGAAGACGTCTTTACAATCAAAGGACGTGGAACAGTTGCTACAGGAAGATTAGAGCGAGGAAAATTACATCCTGGAGACGAAGCAGAATTAGTAGGAGTTAAGGATACTCAAGATACAGTAGTAACAGGTGTAGAGATGTTCCGTAAGATGTTAGATGAAGCAGTAGCAGGAGATAATATAGGAGCATTACTTAGAGGAATAGATAGAGAAGAAATAGAAAGAGGCCAAGTTTTAGCAGAGCCAGGAACAATCACACCACATACACAGTTTAAAGCAGAAGTTTATGTATTAGGGAAAGATGAAGGCGGAAGACATACGCCATTCTTTGATGGATATAGACCACAATTTTACTTCAGAACTACAGATGTAACAGGAGATATTAATTTACCAGAGGATGTAGAGATGGTAATGCCTGGAGATAATGTAGAGATGGAAGTAAAATTAATTACACCAATAGCTATGGAAGAAGGATTGCGTTTTGCGATTCGTGAAGGTGGTAAGACTGTAGGAGCCGGTGTAATTACAGAAATTATTGAATAG
- the rpmG gene encoding 50S ribosomal protein L33 → MREIITLACTKCNQRNYSTTKNKSNTRDRLEVKKFCKFCGEHTIHKETK, encoded by the coding sequence GTGAGAGAGATTATTACTTTAGCCTGTACGAAATGTAATCAGCGTAATTATTCTACTACTAAAAATAAGTCCAATACGCGTGATCGTTTAGAAGTAAAGAAATTCTGTAAATTCTGTGGAGAACACACCATCCATAAGGAGACTAAATAA
- the secE gene encoding preprotein translocase subunit SecE has product MAEDSAFGKVKKFLREVRAELKKVNWPNQSVLFSYTTVVIVTVLIVMLFIGGVDLIFSRIITPLILN; this is encoded by the coding sequence ATGGCTGAAGATAGTGCATTTGGCAAAGTTAAGAAATTTCTTCGTGAAGTTAGAGCTGAATTGAAAAAAGTAAATTGGCCTAATCAAAGTGTTTTGTTTTCGTATACGACGGTAGTTATTGTTACTGTTTTAATAGTAATGCTTTTTATTGGAGGGGTAGACTTAATTTTTTCTAGAATTATAACTCCTCTGATTCTAAATTAA
- the nusG gene encoding transcription termination/antitermination protein NusG, whose amino-acid sequence MSEEPEWYAIHTYSGRENKVKSNLEQRIKTTGMDEKIVNILIPSKDKIKAKDGEKKVSKEKFFPGYVLIKMVMSDDSWYVVRNTPGVIGFAGASGTKPVPVSDTEVRAIKSEMGLKQSQIDIDLEVGDEVRVIDGPFEDFVGEIQEIDLDKSKLTVLVSMFGRQTPVELDFDQVEDI is encoded by the coding sequence ATGAGTGAGGAACCAGAGTGGTATGCTATTCATACTTATTCAGGGCGTGAAAATAAAGTTAAGTCTAACTTAGAGCAGCGAATTAAGACAACAGGAATGGATGAAAAGATAGTTAATATTTTAATTCCGTCTAAGGATAAAATTAAGGCAAAGGATGGAGAGAAGAAGGTTTCGAAAGAAAAGTTCTTTCCAGGCTATGTCTTAATTAAGATGGTTATGAGTGATGATTCTTGGTATGTTGTCCGAAATACGCCAGGAGTAATTGGATTTGCTGGTGCTTCAGGTACTAAGCCAGTTCCAGTATCTGATACAGAAGTTAGAGCAATTAAGAGTGAAATGGGTCTTAAACAATCTCAAATTGATATAGATTTAGAAGTTGGAGACGAAGTAAGAGTAATTGATGGTCCTTTTGAAGATTTTGTGGGAGAGATTCAGGAGATTGATTTAGATAAAAGCAAATTGACTGTATTAGTATCAATGTTTGGTCGGCAGACGCCGGTAGAATTAGATTTTGATCAAGTTGAAGATATTTAA
- the rplK gene encoding 50S ribosomal protein L11, which yields MAKKVVGKISLQIPAGEANPAPPVGPALGQHGVNIMEFCKAFNAKTADQAGNIIPVEITVYADRSFDFITKSPPASDLLKKAAGIDSGSGEPNTNKVGTVTKKDLEDIAKTKMEDLNAANLEAAMRMIAGTARSAGIVVEDE from the coding sequence ATGGCGAAGAAAGTTGTAGGTAAGATTAGCTTACAAATTCCAGCTGGTGAAGCGAATCCAGCTCCTCCGGTAGGTCCAGCTTTAGGACAACATGGGGTTAATATTATGGAGTTTTGTAAGGCTTTTAATGCCAAAACAGCTGATCAGGCTGGGAATATTATTCCAGTGGAGATTACTGTTTATGCTGATCGATCCTTTGATTTTATTACGAAGTCGCCCCCTGCTTCTGATTTATTAAAGAAAGCAGCTGGAATTGATAGTGGATCTGGAGAGCCAAATACAAACAAAGTAGGTACTGTAACTAAAAAAGATCTTGAAGATATTGCAAAGACTAAGATGGAAGATTTAAATGCTGCTAATTTAGAGGCAGCTATGAGAATGATTGCAGGTACTGCTCGTAGTGCTGGAATCGTAGTAGAAGATGAGTAA
- the rplA gene encoding 50S ribosomal protein L1, giving the protein MSKRYEDSLAKVERDKVYQPEEALDLVKETATASFDETIEVAFKLGIDPGKNDQQLRDTLVLPQGTGQEVKVVVFAQGEKVKEAQEAGADEVGGEDLAEKIEEGWLDFDVAIATPDMMSVVGKLGPILGPKGLMPNPKVGTVTFELERAIKEIKAGKIEYRADDGGNVHLPIGKASFEVDDLLDNFETVCDEIVRARPSGAKGRYIINITVSSTMGPGIKVDPQFARNMV; this is encoded by the coding sequence ATGTCAAAGAGATACGAAGATTCTTTAGCTAAGGTTGAGCGTGATAAAGTTTATCAGCCTGAAGAAGCACTAGATTTAGTTAAAGAAACAGCAACAGCTAGTTTCGATGAAACGATTGAAGTTGCATTTAAGTTAGGTATTGATCCCGGCAAAAATGATCAACAATTAAGAGATACTCTTGTTTTACCTCAAGGAACTGGGCAAGAAGTTAAAGTTGTAGTTTTTGCTCAGGGAGAAAAGGTAAAGGAAGCTCAGGAAGCTGGCGCCGATGAAGTAGGCGGTGAAGATTTAGCTGAAAAGATTGAAGAAGGCTGGTTGGACTTTGATGTAGCCATTGCTACTCCTGATATGATGAGTGTAGTTGGTAAACTAGGACCAATTTTAGGACCAAAAGGTTTAATGCCTAACCCTAAGGTAGGGACTGTAACTTTTGAACTAGAAAGAGCTATAAAAGAGATCAAAGCCGGAAAGATTGAATATCGAGCTGATGATGGTGGGAATGTTCATCTACCAATTGGTAAAGCTTCTTTTGAAGTTGATGATTTATTAGATAATTTTGAAACAGTCTGTGATGAGATTGTTAGAGCAAGACCTAGCGGTGCTAAAGGTCGTTATATTATAAATATAACTGTATCATCTACAATGGGACCTGGGATTAAAGTTGATCCTCAATTTGCCCGCAATATGGTTTAA
- the rplJ gene encoding 50S ribosomal protein L10 yields MPTREKELIVEELTDKFSNAKSAVLTDYCGLDVETMTELRANLREAGVDYKVVKNTLARLAAKNAECNEVDEYLTGPTAIAFSDEDPVAPAKVLANFAEDHEELEIKAGILEGSLIGQEEIDSLADIPPREELIAQALTKMKAPVNGLVNALNDPLRGLAHVLNAIKEDKEE; encoded by the coding sequence ATGCCTACTCGTGAAAAAGAATTAATTGTTGAAGAATTAACTGATAAATTTAGTAATGCAAAATCAGCTGTTTTAACTGATTATTGTGGATTAGATGTAGAGACAATGACAGAACTTAGAGCTAATCTGCGTGAAGCTGGCGTTGATTACAAGGTGGTTAAGAATACTTTAGCACGTCTAGCGGCTAAAAATGCAGAATGCAACGAGGTCGATGAATACTTAACTGGTCCAACAGCAATTGCCTTTTCTGATGAAGATCCAGTTGCTCCAGCTAAAGTTTTAGCTAACTTTGCTGAAGATCATGAAGAATTAGAAATTAAAGCTGGAATTTTAGAAGGTAGCTTAATTGGACAAGAAGAGATTGATTCTTTAGCTGATATTCCACCACGCGAAGAATTAATTGCTCAAGCATTAACTAAGATGAAAGCACCAGTTAATGGTTTAGTGAATGCTTTAAATGATCCACTAAGAGGTTTAGCTCATGTTTTGAATGCTATTAAAGAAGATAAAGAAGAATAA
- the rplL gene encoding 50S ribosomal protein L7/L12, whose amino-acid sequence MNKEEIIEAIENMTVLELAELVEELEDKFDVSAAAPVAMAGAPAGGNAGGEGEEEQTAFDVEITSGGDKKIKVIKAVREITDLGLKDAKALVDEAPNTVKEGVEKEEAEDIKEQLEEAGATVEIK is encoded by the coding sequence ATGAATAAAGAAGAAATTATTGAAGCTATTGAGAATATGACTGTTCTTGAGTTAGCTGAATTAGTTGAGGAATTAGAAGATAAGTTTGATGTTTCTGCTGCTGCTCCAGTAGCAATGGCAGGAGCTCCTGCTGGTGGTAATGCTGGTGGTGAAGGAGAAGAAGAACAAACAGCTTTTGATGTAGAGATTACTTCTGGTGGAGATAAAAAGATTAAAGTAATTAAAGCTGTACGAGAAATAACTGATCTAGGCCTTAAAGATGCAAAAGCTTTAGTTGATGAAGCACCTAACACTGTTAAAGAGGGTGTGGAAAAAGAAGAGGCTGAAGATATTAAAGAACAGCTAGAAGAAGCTGGTGCTACAGTAGAAATTAAGTAA